From Ipomoea triloba cultivar NCNSP0323 chromosome 5, ASM357664v1, the proteins below share one genomic window:
- the LOC116020565 gene encoding uncharacterized protein LOC116020565: MPPTLKALYTSPDKSYNNFRSCVRTYNNTFAFTSLGIHNYEKDLCRRNKGIYTFKVQGQIYHFINDLLPDGCPPRNLQLYFYDTDHEVENRVSKVGHLDEKIVSDLIEVMSHNPYAKFFRSLKDLVHSDEFSISLQSCPSLDQRIYNAPTTSQVAAVWIEDFEGSGDNRNIRVYAHSGRAQNIQYYYGCYDPLQYPLLFPFGDAGWHEGIERVFPNNTSTRNTYASALYINANDVSNVEELLQAEETVFRERKKRRSVSCREYYAYKFQMRSGDTSLLLHTGRLFQQFIVDIYIKVETQRLDYFRKKQQLCRSENFQGLVDSVSTGAVFGNDVGRRVILPSSFIGGPRDMRGRYMDAMSLVQNFGKPDFFLTITCNPNWPEIKRLLEFNDEAHNRPDLVARVFHAKLQELKNDITKKHFFGEISAYTYVIEFQKRGLPHAHFLIILKNKSMMSSSSFVDEYVCAEIPNKETQPTLYDLVKKHMVHGPCGSLNQTCPCMVQKKCQTSPSCKSKYPRSFCPETRFDDDSYPIYKRRNTSFFVQIKGFKLDNRWIVPYNPQLLLKFDCHINVEVCATIKSVKYIYKYIYKGHDRVRMSLADNMSDYVIDEIKEYQNARCISPPEAAWRIYGFAIAELKPAVIQLQVHLENSQYINFYGHERIIHIVSREEACRTMLTEFFSMNLANEYAKMMNLLYVEFPCHFVWCKSTKSWKPRKQLKVIGRLVTVNPTEGERYYLRMLLMNVRAPTSFESLKTINGYFAETFREAVEKLGLLSGDSIIEQSLDEALLFQMPSSLRKLFAMLLIFCDLSNPRSLWIKYKSYMCQDFLRNGLHTIDESESLVLKLIANNLHKMGKNLYDYNLVDTFTELDIATTMTHEIMYERSLEVSESDLAGVQKLNACQRAAFDTIIENVFANKGGIYFVDGPAGTGKTFLYRCLLATVRSRGFLALATATSGIAASILPGGRTAHSRFKLPLDGDDKHICNIGKQTAEARLLKECKLILWDEASMANRKIIESLDTSLKDIMECNDLFGGKVIVFGGDFRQTLPIVRHGKKEDFIEACLVKSSLIWPHIRRLTLTQNMRAQEDHTFADYLMRIGNGSEKMDLQNKIKVPSHLLIKNNGCRPPLDVLFESVYPDLGLFSNDPYSLMERAILTTKNEFVDEINFLLLDKFPGANKTYISYDEPSDSKYLHCQDYLHTLSPAGLPPHMLCLKKSCPVILLRNLNPCEGLCNGTRLICDAFGDHIISCVIAVGEYKGKHVLIPRIPLQTSKDDKCVIPFKRTQFPIKVCFAMTINKSQGQTLDFVGIYLKEPVFSHGQLYVAMSRAKTASSLKILICTDDSESIVASFTQNIVYREIIKYIS, translated from the coding sequence ATGCCACCGACTTTAAAGGCATTATACACCAGCCCTGATAAGAGCTACAATAATTTCCGTTCGTGCGTtaggacttacaacaacacatTTGCTTTTACTTCGCTTGGTATTCATAACTATGAAAAAGATTTGTGTAGGAGAAATAAAGGCATTTATACTTTCAAAGTGCAAGGACAAATTTACCATTTTATAAATGACTTATTGCCTGATGGTTGTCCCCCCCGCAATCTACAACTCTATTTTTACGACACTGATCATGAAGTAGAGAATAGAGTTAGCAAAGTTGGTCATTTAGATGAGAAAATTGTCTCAGATCTTATCGAGGTCATGTCTCACAACCCATATGCTAAATTCTTTCGGAGTCTTAAGGATCTTGTGCATTCTGATGAGTTTAGCATTTCGCTGCAATCATGTCCTTCGCTTGACCAGAGGATTTATAATGCACCAACAACTTCTCAAGTTGCTGCAGTGTGGATTGAAGATTTTGAGGGCTCTGGAGATAATAGGAACATAAGGGTATACGCACACAGTGGTCGTGCTCAGAATATCCAATATTATTATGGTTGTTATGATCCATTACAGTACCCTTTGTTGTTCCCATTCGGTGATGCTGGATGGCATGAGGGTATTGAACGAGTTTTTCCAAACAATACTTCAACTCGCAATACATATGCCAGTGCATTGTATATCAATGCTAATGATGTATCAAATGTTGAAGAATTACTTCAAGCTGAGGAAACCGTATTCCGAGAAAGGAAAAAACGGCGTTCAGTATCTTGCAGGGAATATTACGCATACAAATTTCAAATGCGTTCAGGTGACACATCATTATTACTACATACTGGCAGACTGTTTCAACAATTTATTGTTGACATATATATCAAGGTCGAAACACAACGTCTTGATTATTTTAGGAAGAAACAACAACTTTGTAGGTCAGAGAATTTTCAAGGGTTGGTTGACAGTGTCAGTACCGGTGCGGTATTTGGTAATGATGTTGGTCGCAGAGTTATCTTACCTTCGTCGTTCATTGGAGGACCTAGGGATATGCGTGGGCGATATATGGATGCGATGTCACTTGTCCAAAACTTTGGTAAACCAGATTTTTTCCTAACTATAACATGCAATCCAAATTGGCCAGAAATTAAACGTCTTTTGGAATTCAATGACGAGGCACATAATAGGCCAGATTTGGTTGCAAGAGTATTTCATGctaaattgcaagaattaaagaatgacattacaaaaaaacatttctttggTGAGATTTCTGCATACACATATGTGATTGAATTCCAAAAAAGAGGTCTTCCACATGCTCATTTCCTTATTATTCTCAAAAACAAATCCATGATGTCGTCGTCTTCTTTTGTTGACGAATACGTGTGTGCAGAAATCCCAAATAAGGAAACGCAGCCAACGTTGTATGACCTTGTAAAAAAACATATGGTTCATGGCCCTTGTGGTTCTCTTAATCAAACATGTCCTTGCATGGTCCAAAAGAAATGCCAAACTTCACCCTCTTGCAAAAGCAAGTACCCTCGTTCATTCTGTCCTGAGACTAGGTTTGATGATGACTCATACCCTATTTATAAGAGGCGAAATACCTCTTTTTTTGTTCAGATTAAAGGGTTTAAGCTTGACAATCGATGGATCGTTCCGTATAATCCTCAATTATTGTTGAAATTTGATTGCCACATAAATGTTGAGGTTTGTGCAACCATTAAGTCTgtcaagtatatatacaaatatatttataaaggcCATGATAGAGTTCGCATGTCTTTGGCTGATAACATGAGCGATTATGTGATTGACGAGATTAAAGAATACCAGAATGCACGATGTATTTCTCCCCCTGAAGCTGCATGGCGAATATATGGTTTTGCAATAGCCGAGCTAAAACCCGCTGTTATTCAATTGCAAGTGCATTTGGAAAATTcccaatatataaatttttatggacaTGAAAGAATAATTCATATTGTTAGTAGGGAAGAAGCATGTCGTACCATGTTGACAGAATTCTTTTCTATGAATCTAGCAAATGAATATGCGAAAATGATGAATTTGCTTTATGTTGAATTCCCTTGCCATTTTGTTTGGTGCAAATCAACAAAGTCTTGGAAGCCAAGGAAACAACTGAAGGTCATCGGTAGGCTTGTAACTGTTAACCCAACTGAAGGAGAACGATACTATTTGCGAATGTTGTTGATGAACGTAAGGGCACCCACATCGTTTGAATCCTTAAAAACTATTAATGGTTACTTTGCTGAAACTTTCCGTGAGGCAGTTGAAAAACTCGGACTTCTATCTGGAGATTCAATCATTGAACAATCACTAGATGAAGCGTTGCTATTCCAAATGCCATCGAGTTTGAGGAAGTTATTTGCAATGCTTCTGATCTTTTGTGATCTTTCAAATCCTCGTTCACTTTGgataaaatacaaatcttaCATGTGCCAAGACTTCTTAAGGAATGGATTGCACACGATTGATGAAAGTGAATCATTAGTCCTCAAGTTGATTGCAAACAACTTGCACAAAATGGGCAAAAACTTATATGATTACAACTTGGTTGATACGTTTACTGAACTTGATATAGCAACAACAATGACTCATGAAATAATGTATGAGCGAAGTTTGGAAGTTAGCGAGTCTGACTTGGCAGGCGTGCAGAAGTTGAATGCTTGCCAACGTGCAGCATTTGACACTATCATTGAAAATGTCTTTGCGAACAAAGGCGGCATATATTTTGTTGATGGACCAGCAGGGACAGGCAAGACTTTTTTATATCGATGCTTACTGGCGACTGTTAGATCTAGAGGTTTTCTTGCTCTTGCAACTGCAACTTCTGGAATCGCCGCATCAATACTTCCGGGCGGTCGCACTGCACACTCTCGTTTCAAATTGCCACTCGATGGGGATGATAAACACATTTGCAATATAGGCAAACAAACTGCTGAGGCCCGATTACTCAAAGAATGCAAATTAATTCTTTGGGATGAGGCTTCGATGGCAAATCGAAAGATTATTGAGAGTCTTGATACAAGCTTAAAGGATATTATGGAGTGTAATGATTTATTTGGTGGAAAAGTCATTGTATTTGGAGGTGATTTTAGGCAGACACTGCCAATTGTAAGGCatggaaaaaaagaagattttaTTGAAGCATGTTTAGTTAAGTCAAGTTTGATATGGCCACACATTCGACGATTGACTTTAACGCAAAACATGCGTGCACAGGAAGATCATACCTTTGCTGATTATTTAATGAGGATTGGTAATGGTTCAGAAAAAATGGATTTGCAAAACAAGATCAAAGTTCCATCTCATTtgctaattaaaaataatggttGTAGACCACCATTAGACGTTCTGTTTGAATCTGTCTACCCAGATTTGGGCTTATTTTCCAATGATCCATACTCATTGATGGAAAGAGCAATATTGACAACAAAGAATGAATTTGTTGACGAAATTAATTTTCTCTTGTTAGACAAGTTCCCTGGTGCAAATAAGACTTACATAAGTTATGATGAACCAAGTGATTCAAAATATTTACATTGCCAAGATTATTTACACACATTGTCTCCTGCTGGATTGCCTCCACATATGTTGTGCTTAAAAAAAAGTTGTCCTGTGATATTACTAAGGAATCTCAATCCATGTGAAGGTTTGTGCAATGGTACAAGGCTTATATGTGATGCGTTTGGAGATCATATCATAAGTTGTGTTATTGCAGTCGGAGAATACAAGGGTAAACATGTATTGATACCTAGGATACCACTTCAGACATCGAAGGATGATAAATGTGTCATTCCATTCAAAAGAACTCAATTCCCGATAAAAGTTTGCTTTGCAATGACAATTAATAAATCACAAGGTCAAACCCTAGATTTTGTGGGAATATACTTGAAGGAGCCAGTTTTTAGCCATGGGCAATTATACGTGGCAATGTCGCGTGCAAAGACTGCAAGTTCATTGAAAATACTTATATGTACAGATGATAGTGAATCCATTGTAGCAAGTTTTACACAAAACATTGTTTACCGAGAAATTATCAAGTATATTTCATGA
- the LOC116020566 gene encoding uncharacterized protein LOC116020566, with translation MITRYDTTIEVNPPGQHATVLNKWKDNNLSVIYKTIVDKTYLDSFLTLSNALQQPKCTFAEIDNELKQKPIAWVRGKLRMKNVGPLEYYIGCNYCNKTVNSIEGLKLHCLYCGQTDGLTVRRYKLNVEISDGSTIVQAILFNHDVHRLMLLVGIEMPTTVQDSEIFQQKLDAIDFVVGLRINALNEDHPSTLTYSVACICKDITRDTGEQQATPHARSSNIVEETFTVGNPTKRRLDFDESSKHATDILEDATSKEKSVSLDKGKRAKVD, from the exons atgat TACGAGATATGATACCACTATCGAAGTAAATCCACCCGGACAACATGCAACGGTTCTTAATAAATG GAAAGACAACAACTTAAGCGTTATCTACAAAACAATTGTAGACAAAACTTATCTTGACTCTTTTCTCACACTCTCAAACGCATTGCAACAACCAAAGTGCACCTTTGCTGAAATTGACAATGAATTAAAGCAG AAACCTATTGCATGGGTTAGAGGGAAGCTTAGAATGAAGAATGTTGGTCCGCTTGAGTATTATATTGGTTGCAACTATTGCAACAAGACAGTGAATTCCATCGAAGGAttaaaactccattgcttataCTGTGGCCAAACTGATGGTCTCACTGTCAGGAG GTATAAGTTAAATGTTGAAATATCGGATGGTTCTACAATTGTGCAAGCTATTCTCTTTAATCATGATGTGCACCGGCTAATGTTGTTAGTTGGAATTGAAATGCCAACAACTGTTCAGGACAGTGAAATATTCCAACAAAAGTTAGATgctattgattttgttgttgGTCTAAGGATAAATGCTCTAAATGAAGATCATCCATCGACATTGACTTATTCAGTAGCATGTATTTGTAAGGACATAACAAGAGACACTGGTGAACAACAAGCAACACCACATGCACGTTCATCCAACATTGTGGAAGAAACTTTTACGGTGGGCAATCCAACAAAGAGAAGGTTAGACTTCGATGAATCATCAAAACATGCTACTGACATTCTAGAAGATGCTACAAGTAAAGAGAAATCAGTAAGTCTTGATAAAGGTAAAAGAGCAAAAGTCGATTAA
- the LOC116020633 gene encoding probable amino acid permease 7, which translates to MIIFGVVQVLLSQIPDFRSTKWLCVVAAFMSLTYSLIGSGLSLEKVIDNGEIKGGIGGWPSPNAVKKVWPVAQALGNIAFAFPFSIIILEIQDTLKEPTEKATMKKASIMAVCISTFFYLCCGGLGYAAFGTETPENLLAGFGFYEPYWLLDFANVCIAVQLCGGYQVFSQPLYAITEKLLLKKLPQNHFFVRDYNLKLNKHLPAFRFSFLRVIFRTTYVAIITGIAILFPYFNQVVGVAGAITFWPIVVYFPVEMYLKQKRIESWTTKKILLRTYSYVCLVVILFALVGSIRGLIIARLS; encoded by the exons atgattatatttgGAGTTGTTCAAGTACTATTGTCTCAAATTCCTGATTTCCGAAGTACAAAGTGGCTCTGCGTCGTAGCTGCATTCATGTCTTTAACATATTCATTGATTGGATCAGGACTTAGCTTAGAAAAAGTAATAG ATAATGGAGAAATAAAGGGTGGCATTGGAGGTTGGCCTTCTCCTAATGCTGTTAAAAAAGTATGGCCTGTTGCACAAGCACTTGGAAACATTGCCTTTGCCTTCCCAttctctattattattttagagaTACAG GATACATTGAAGGAACCTACAGAGAAGGCCACCATGAAGAAGGCCTCAATAATGGCAGTCTGCATTTCCACATTTTTCTACCTATGCTGTGGAGGATTAGGTTATGCAGCCTTTGGCACTGAAACTCCTGAGAACCTCTTGGCAGGGTTTGGTTTTTACGAGCCATATTGGCTTCTCGACTTTGCTAATGTATGCATTGCTGTTCAACTCTGTGGAGGATATCAG GTGTTCAGCCAGCCATTGTATGCAATTACAGAGAAATTGCTTCTCAAGAAACTTCCACAGAATCACTTTTTTGTTAGGGATTATAATCTGAAACTCAATAAGCATTTACCAGCTTTCAGATTTAGCTTCCTGAGAGTGATCTTTCGAACTACCTATGTTGCTATAATCACTGGGATTGCCATACTGTTCCCTTACTTTAACCAGGTTGTGGGAGTTGCAGGAGCAATAACCTTCTGGCCTATAGTTGTGTACTTCCCAGTGGAGATGTATCTAAAGCAGAAAAGGATTGAATCTTGGACAACCAAGAAGATTCTTCTTCGTACGTATTCCTATGTATGCTTGGTGGTTATCCTATTTGCCCTTGTTGGTTCCATCAGAGGTTTAATTATTGCCAGGCTCAGCTAG
- the LOC116020567 gene encoding probable amino acid permease 7, whose protein sequence is MFSLLIQDTLKEPTEKATMKKASIMAVCISTFFYLCCGGLGYAAFGTETPENLLAGFGFYEPYWLLDFANVCIAVQLCGGYQVFSQPLYAITEKLLLKKLPQNHFFVRDYNLKLNKHLPAFRFSFLRVIFRTTYVAIITGIAILFPYFNQVVGVAGAITFWPIVVYFPVEMYLKQKRIESWTTKKILLRTYSYVCLVVILFALVGSIRGLIIARLS, encoded by the exons atgttttctttgctg ATACAG GATACATTGAAGGAACCTACAGAGAAGGCCACCATGAAGAAGGCCTCAATAATGGCAGTCTGCATTTCCACATTTTTCTACCTATGCTGTGGAGGATTAGGTTATGCAGCCTTTGGCACTGAAACTCCTGAGAACCTCTTGGCAGGGTTTGGTTTTTACGAGCCATATTGGCTTCTCGACTTTGCTAATGTATGCATTGCTGTTCAACTCTGTGGAGGATATCAG GTGTTCAGCCAGCCATTGTATGCAATTACAGAGAAATTGCTTCTCAAGAAACTTCCACAGAATCACTTTTTTGTTAGGGATTATAATCTGAAACTCAATAAGCATTTACCAGCTTTCAGATTTAGCTTCCTGAGAGTGATCTTTCGAACTACCTATGTTGCTATAATCACTGGGATTGCCATACTGTTCCCTTACTTTAACCAGGTTGTGGGAGTTGCAGGAGCAATAACCTTCTGGCCTATAGTTGTGTACTTCCCAGTGGAGATGTATCTAAAGCAGAAAAGGATTGAATCTTGGACAACCAAGAAGATTCTTCTTCGTACGTATTCCTATGTATGCTTGGTGGTTATCCTATTTGCCCTTGTTGGTTCCATCAGAGGTTTAATTATTGCCAGGCTCAGCTAG
- the LOC116020630 gene encoding probable amino acid permease 7 isoform X2, producing the protein MAWELMRKKKKTRWVILSSSQMCPCVQQPCSTPPSAPSPQSGTVKKTGNEWTALAHIITAVIGSGVLSLAWSIAQLGWIAGPITMLCFASVTLTSAFLLCNCYELIDQHGMITNRHGSYLDAVQSILGNRNAWFCGIIVRINFIKLGIVYTITSAISIRAIQKSNCYHNDGHEAECRYSNTKYMIIFGLVQALVSQIPDFRHTEWLSIVAALMSFAYSFIGSGLSLAKVIDNGEIKGGIGGWPSRNAGKKVWSVAEALGNIAFAFPFSVIFLEIQDTLKGPTEKATMKKASIMAVCTTTFFYLCCGGLGYAAFGTKTPGNLLTGFGFYDPYWLVDFANACVAVHLVGGYQVFSQPLYAITEKWLRKKLPQNQFFQVDYNLKLNKHLPALRLSFLRVIFRTSYVAVITGIAILFPYFNQVVGVAGAINFWPIVVYFPVEMYLKQKKIESWTTKKIVLRIYTYVCLVVILFAFVGSIRGLIIARFT; encoded by the exons AT GGCATGGGAGttgatgaggaagaagaagaagacgaggtGGGTGATACTAAGTAGTAGTCAGATGTGCCCTTGTGTTCAGCAGCCATGCTCTACTCCTCCTTCAGCACCATCACCACAATCTGGAACTGTGAAGAAAACTG GAAATGAATGGACTGCATTGGCACATATTATCACTGCAGTTATAGGGTCAGGAGTTTTGTCATTAGCATGGAGTATAGCTCAACTAGGGTGGATTGCTGGCCCAATAACTATGCTGTGTTTTGCTTCTGTAACCCTTACCAGTGCATTTCTTCTCTGCAACTGTTATGAACTCATCGATCAACACGGGATGATCACCAACAGGCATGGCTCTTACCTTGATGCTGTCCAGTCAATTTTAG GAAATAGAAACGCGTGGTTTTGTGGCATCATTGTTCGGATAAATTTCATCAAGCTTGGAATTGTGTACACAATCACCTCTGCTATTAGCATCAG AGCAATTCAGAAATCAAACTGCTATCATAATGATGGGCACGAGGCTGAATGTCGATACTCGAATACTAAATATATGATAATATTTGGATTGGTTCAAGCTCTAGTGTCTCAAATTCCTGATTTCCGACATACAGAATGGCTCTCCATAGTGGCTGCACTCATGTCTTTCGCATATTCGTTTATTGGATCAGGACTTAGCTTAGCAAAAGTAATAG ATAATGGTGAAATAAAGGGTGGGATTGGAGGTTGGCCTTCTCGTAATGCTGGTAAAAAAGTATGGTCTGTTGCAGAGGCACTCGGAAACATTGCATTCGCCTTCCCATTCTCCGTTATTTTTTTAGAGATACAG GATACATTGAAGGGACCTACAGAGAAGGCCACCATGAAGAAGGCCTCAATAATGGCAGTCTGCACTACGACGTTTTTCTACCTATGCTGTGGAGGATTGGGTTATGCAGCCTTTGGCACTAAAACTCCCGGGAACCTCTTGACGGGATTTGGTTTTTATGATCCATATTGGCTCGTCGACTTTGCTAATGCGTGCGTTGCTGTTCATCTTGTTGGAGGATACCAG GTGTTCAGCCAGCCATTATATGCAATTACAGAGAAATGGCTTCGCAAGAAACTTCCACAGAATCAGTTTTTTCAGGTGGATTATAATCTGAAACTCAATAAGCATTTACCAGCTCTCAGATTGAGCTTCCTGAGAGTGATCTTTCGAACTAGCTATGTTGCTGTAATCACTGGGATTGCCATACTTTTCCCTTACTTTAACCAGGTTGTTGGAGTTGCAGGAGCAATCAACTTCTGGCCTATAGTTGTGTACTTCCCAGTGGAGATGTATCTAAAGCAGAAAAAGATTGAATCTTGGACAACCAAGAAGATTGTTCTTCGTATATATACCTATGTTTGCTTGGTGGTTATCCTATTTGCCTTTGTTGGTTCCATCCGAGGTTTGATTATTGCTAGGTTCACCTAA
- the LOC116020630 gene encoding probable amino acid permease 7 isoform X1, with translation MTNQQKTKSVLFNSLQCVDYCFNSKAWELMRKKKKTRWVILSSSQMCPCVQQPCSTPPSAPSPQSGTVKKTGNEWTALAHIITAVIGSGVLSLAWSIAQLGWIAGPITMLCFASVTLTSAFLLCNCYELIDQHGMITNRHGSYLDAVQSILGNRNAWFCGIIVRINFIKLGIVYTITSAISIRAIQKSNCYHNDGHEAECRYSNTKYMIIFGLVQALVSQIPDFRHTEWLSIVAALMSFAYSFIGSGLSLAKVIDNGEIKGGIGGWPSRNAGKKVWSVAEALGNIAFAFPFSVIFLEIQDTLKGPTEKATMKKASIMAVCTTTFFYLCCGGLGYAAFGTKTPGNLLTGFGFYDPYWLVDFANACVAVHLVGGYQVFSQPLYAITEKWLRKKLPQNQFFQVDYNLKLNKHLPALRLSFLRVIFRTSYVAVITGIAILFPYFNQVVGVAGAINFWPIVVYFPVEMYLKQKKIESWTTKKIVLRIYTYVCLVVILFAFVGSIRGLIIARFT, from the exons ATGACCAATCAACAAAAGACAAAAAGCGTGTTATTTAATTCATTGCAATGTGTGGACTATTGCTtcaattcaaa GGCATGGGAGttgatgaggaagaagaagaagacgaggtGGGTGATACTAAGTAGTAGTCAGATGTGCCCTTGTGTTCAGCAGCCATGCTCTACTCCTCCTTCAGCACCATCACCACAATCTGGAACTGTGAAGAAAACTG GAAATGAATGGACTGCATTGGCACATATTATCACTGCAGTTATAGGGTCAGGAGTTTTGTCATTAGCATGGAGTATAGCTCAACTAGGGTGGATTGCTGGCCCAATAACTATGCTGTGTTTTGCTTCTGTAACCCTTACCAGTGCATTTCTTCTCTGCAACTGTTATGAACTCATCGATCAACACGGGATGATCACCAACAGGCATGGCTCTTACCTTGATGCTGTCCAGTCAATTTTAG GAAATAGAAACGCGTGGTTTTGTGGCATCATTGTTCGGATAAATTTCATCAAGCTTGGAATTGTGTACACAATCACCTCTGCTATTAGCATCAG AGCAATTCAGAAATCAAACTGCTATCATAATGATGGGCACGAGGCTGAATGTCGATACTCGAATACTAAATATATGATAATATTTGGATTGGTTCAAGCTCTAGTGTCTCAAATTCCTGATTTCCGACATACAGAATGGCTCTCCATAGTGGCTGCACTCATGTCTTTCGCATATTCGTTTATTGGATCAGGACTTAGCTTAGCAAAAGTAATAG ATAATGGTGAAATAAAGGGTGGGATTGGAGGTTGGCCTTCTCGTAATGCTGGTAAAAAAGTATGGTCTGTTGCAGAGGCACTCGGAAACATTGCATTCGCCTTCCCATTCTCCGTTATTTTTTTAGAGATACAG GATACATTGAAGGGACCTACAGAGAAGGCCACCATGAAGAAGGCCTCAATAATGGCAGTCTGCACTACGACGTTTTTCTACCTATGCTGTGGAGGATTGGGTTATGCAGCCTTTGGCACTAAAACTCCCGGGAACCTCTTGACGGGATTTGGTTTTTATGATCCATATTGGCTCGTCGACTTTGCTAATGCGTGCGTTGCTGTTCATCTTGTTGGAGGATACCAG GTGTTCAGCCAGCCATTATATGCAATTACAGAGAAATGGCTTCGCAAGAAACTTCCACAGAATCAGTTTTTTCAGGTGGATTATAATCTGAAACTCAATAAGCATTTACCAGCTCTCAGATTGAGCTTCCTGAGAGTGATCTTTCGAACTAGCTATGTTGCTGTAATCACTGGGATTGCCATACTTTTCCCTTACTTTAACCAGGTTGTTGGAGTTGCAGGAGCAATCAACTTCTGGCCTATAGTTGTGTACTTCCCAGTGGAGATGTATCTAAAGCAGAAAAAGATTGAATCTTGGACAACCAAGAAGATTGTTCTTCGTATATATACCTATGTTTGCTTGGTGGTTATCCTATTTGCCTTTGTTGGTTCCATCCGAGGTTTGATTATTGCTAGGTTCACCTAA
- the LOC116020630 gene encoding probable amino acid permease 7 isoform X3 has protein sequence MTNQQKTKSVLFNSLQCVDYCFNSKAWELMRKKKKTRWVILSSSQMCPCVQQPCSTPPSAPSPQSGTVKKTGNEWTALAHIITAVIGSGVLSLAWSIAQLGWIAGPITMLCFASVTLTSAFLLCNCYELIDQHGMITNRHGSYLDAVQSILGNRNAWFCGIIVRINFIKLGIVYTITSAISIRAIQKSNCYHNDGHEAECRYSNTKYMIIFGLVQALVSQIPDFRHTEWLSIVAALMSFAYSFIGSGLSLAKVIDNGEIKGGIGGWPSRNAGKKVWSVAEALGNIAFAFPFSVIFLEIQDTLKGPTEKATMKKASIMAVCTTTFFYLCCGGLGYAAFGTKTPGNLLTGFGFYDPYWLVDFANACVAVHLVGGYQVFSQPLYAITEKWLRKKLPQNQFFQVVGVAGAINFWPIVVYFPVEMYLKQKKIESWTTKKIVLRIYTYVCLVVILFAFVGSIRGLIIARFT, from the exons ATGACCAATCAACAAAAGACAAAAAGCGTGTTATTTAATTCATTGCAATGTGTGGACTATTGCTtcaattcaaa GGCATGGGAGttgatgaggaagaagaagaagacgaggtGGGTGATACTAAGTAGTAGTCAGATGTGCCCTTGTGTTCAGCAGCCATGCTCTACTCCTCCTTCAGCACCATCACCACAATCTGGAACTGTGAAGAAAACTG GAAATGAATGGACTGCATTGGCACATATTATCACTGCAGTTATAGGGTCAGGAGTTTTGTCATTAGCATGGAGTATAGCTCAACTAGGGTGGATTGCTGGCCCAATAACTATGCTGTGTTTTGCTTCTGTAACCCTTACCAGTGCATTTCTTCTCTGCAACTGTTATGAACTCATCGATCAACACGGGATGATCACCAACAGGCATGGCTCTTACCTTGATGCTGTCCAGTCAATTTTAG GAAATAGAAACGCGTGGTTTTGTGGCATCATTGTTCGGATAAATTTCATCAAGCTTGGAATTGTGTACACAATCACCTCTGCTATTAGCATCAG AGCAATTCAGAAATCAAACTGCTATCATAATGATGGGCACGAGGCTGAATGTCGATACTCGAATACTAAATATATGATAATATTTGGATTGGTTCAAGCTCTAGTGTCTCAAATTCCTGATTTCCGACATACAGAATGGCTCTCCATAGTGGCTGCACTCATGTCTTTCGCATATTCGTTTATTGGATCAGGACTTAGCTTAGCAAAAGTAATAG ATAATGGTGAAATAAAGGGTGGGATTGGAGGTTGGCCTTCTCGTAATGCTGGTAAAAAAGTATGGTCTGTTGCAGAGGCACTCGGAAACATTGCATTCGCCTTCCCATTCTCCGTTATTTTTTTAGAGATACAG GATACATTGAAGGGACCTACAGAGAAGGCCACCATGAAGAAGGCCTCAATAATGGCAGTCTGCACTACGACGTTTTTCTACCTATGCTGTGGAGGATTGGGTTATGCAGCCTTTGGCACTAAAACTCCCGGGAACCTCTTGACGGGATTTGGTTTTTATGATCCATATTGGCTCGTCGACTTTGCTAATGCGTGCGTTGCTGTTCATCTTGTTGGAGGATACCAG GTGTTCAGCCAGCCATTATATGCAATTACAGAGAAATGGCTTCGCAAGAAACTTCCACAGAATCAGTTTTTTCAG GTTGTTGGAGTTGCAGGAGCAATCAACTTCTGGCCTATAGTTGTGTACTTCCCAGTGGAGATGTATCTAAAGCAGAAAAAGATTGAATCTTGGACAACCAAGAAGATTGTTCTTCGTATATATACCTATGTTTGCTTGGTGGTTATCCTATTTGCCTTTGTTGGTTCCATCCGAGGTTTGATTATTGCTAGGTTCACCTAA